The sequence TGGTCGAGTTCGACGATGACATGAACGCTATATCGATAGAGGAGAAGCCAGAGAATCCGAAGTCGAACTACGCCGTCGTCGGATTGTATTTCTACGACGGCAGGGCATGCGAGTTCGCCAAGACCCTGTTGCCCTCGGCTAAAAGAAATGAACTGGAGATAACCGATCTGAATATCATATATATGGAAGAAGGCAGGCTGAAGGTCAAATTACTTGGCGATAAAGTCAGATGGTTCGATGCAGGAACGTTCGATTCGCTGCTGGAAGCGGGAAATTTCATCAAGGACGTTCAGAAAAGAACCTCCAGAAATATAGGATGTCCCGAAGAGATAGCTTTGAACAAGGGGTTCGTCACGAAAGAAGAAGTGATCGAGCGGATCAGCAAGTTCAAGGAAAACAGTTATCAGATCTATGTGAAAGAGACATGCTCTGTAAAACAGCCTACGAATAATGCTGGGTAAAAAATTGATAACCGGTTTTTGTTGATATTTCCTAACATCAATCCATTTTTTTACAACGCTGGTGGTCCGCGAGTGTAATCCGATTGGGATGCCCGTTTATTTGAATGGTGGTTGGAATGATTTAAGACATAATTATTATTGGAGACTAATGCTGAATAATTGTCGAAAATCAAAACAATGTCGTTTAGCTGCATATTCATGAATAATGTACAACACACGAGTCTATCATACGCATTAATAACAGAGATGCCCTGTATTGTAAGCATAATGAACCCAAGGCAGTTATTGCTCCATATGGAACAATAATTTAGTCATCGAGAAACAAACGAAAAGAGGCAGTATAATATGACAAAATCTGTGTTAGTTGCAGGAATGGCAGGAGCTTCCTTAGGAACCGAAATAATCAAATCACTCTCTTTATGTAATAAGAAATATCAGATTTTTGGTTGTGATATTTCCAAATATGCATATGGTCACTATATGCCCGAATTAAAAAAGTCGTTCGTAGTATCATCCGATGACTACGTTCAGAACATAATCAATGTATGTAAAATGAATGATATTTCCCTAATTGTTCCTGGAAGTGACATTACTACCGTCCTGTTGGGTAAATCAAAAGATTTACTGGACGAAAACGGGATTCAATTTGCAGGGAACAACGCTGATACGATAAAAATGTGTTCAAACAAAGCGACATTATTTGAATTTTTTAAAAAAACCGATATCAAAATTCCTGCGACGTACGAAATTAAATCGAGTGAGGAATTGCCTGATATTGCTTATCCGTGTATCATCAAACCTGCAACTGAAAGTGGCGGTAGCGTATCGGTGTTTATTGTAAAAAGTAAATCAGAGCTTAAATTATATGCAGAATACATGTTGTGCAATAATATTATTCCAATTGTCCAGGAGTATATGTCCCATGAAACCGGTGAATTTACGGTAGGGGTTCTTCATTCTCCCGAGGGTAAATTATTTGGATCTATTGCTTTGAAACGTATGTTTCATGCTAAAATATCAATATCACAAAAGAGTGAAGCAGGCCTGATTTCTAGTGGGTATAGCCAGGGGGAAATCAACGATTATGAATATATACGCAAGACAGCAGAAAAAATAGCACAAATCTGCGGGAGTACAGGTCCACTTAACGTTCAGGGAAGACTAAAGAATGGTGAATTCTGTCCCTTTGAAGTCAACCCCCG comes from Methanomassiliicoccaceae archaeon and encodes:
- the rfbA gene encoding glucose-1-phosphate thymidylyltransferase RfbA yields the protein MKGIILAAGAGTRLYPVSMPISKVLLPVYDKPMVYYPLSNLMMGGIRDILVITNEEDDPKFRKLLGDGSQFGVHIDYLIQYVPKGISDAFIIAEKWIGGDDVVLILGDNIFCGPDMQDLIASAIKENEGATVFGYRVEDPKSFGVVEFDDDMNAISIEEKPENPKSNYAVVGLYFYDGRACEFAKTLLPSAKRNELEITDLNIIYMEEGRLKVKLLGDKVRWFDAGTFDSLLEAGNFIKDVQKRTSRNIGCPEEIALNKGFVTKEEVIERISKFKENSYQIYVKETCSVKQPTNNAG
- a CDS encoding ATP-grasp domain-containing protein — encoded protein: MTKSVLVAGMAGASLGTEIIKSLSLCNKKYQIFGCDISKYAYGHYMPELKKSFVVSSDDYVQNIINVCKMNDISLIVPGSDITTVLLGKSKDLLDENGIQFAGNNADTIKMCSNKATLFEFFKKTDIKIPATYEIKSSEELPDIAYPCIIKPATESGGSVSVFIVKSKSELKLYAEYMLCNNIIPIVQEYMSHETGEFTVGVLHSPEGKLFGSIALKRMFHAKISISQKSEAGLISSGYSQGEINDYEYIRKTAEKIAQICGSTGPLNVQGRLKNGEFCPFEVNPRFSASTHLRALAGFNEIDSYIDMISGIVPKQPDVRCGFYLRSFNQVFVSPDMVIEK